In a single window of the Pseudomonas entomophila genome:
- a CDS encoding aminotransferase, with protein MPLHTLLHRSSQSRPVVSEAQAQQAVQAYYGLHGALVPLGSQQDVNFWLDSDQGRFVFKACHGSYAESELQAQHAALAFLHRQGIAVPAVRPAVSGETLLALEIEGQPLRARMLDYIEGEPLTRLTHLPARLVAELGRLCAQVDQALAGFDHPGLERTLQWDPQHAQALIEHLLPTLEAGARRQQVERVTRQAAERLQPLVDLLPVQAVHLDITDDNTVWRRDDARQWQLQGVIDFGDLCRTWRIADLSVTCAALLHHAEGDPLRILPAISAYQALNPLEEAELRALWPLVLNRAAVLVLSSEQQLAVDPGNQYVLDNIGHEWEIFDTACSVPVALMEAAILQAAGRVPEAPDFSGSLALLPALVGQVIGRVDLGVLSPHCEFGNWEQPGFDQRLLVAQPAPSSSLHGQYRLSQTHIDRPDEPATCALGVELNLFPGTVLQAPEAGVWQRGGDNRGCLRTAQWQLWLNGLEEAPADGQVLEKGQVLGATCGFLSVQLCLEGEAQPPFFAKPSHAEAWLALCPSPRALLGFDCDAEPLADPLALLARRDASFARSQKHYYAQPPHIERGWRNYLIDMQGRSYLDMLNNVAVLGHGHPRMVAESARQWSLVNTNSRFHYAAIAEFSERLLEVAPEGFDRVFLVNSGTEANDLAIRLAWAYSGGRDLLSVLEAYHGWSVATDAISTSIADNPQALETRPDWVHPVEAPNTFRGRFRGADSAADYLRDVDAKLADLDARGRQLAGMICEPVYGNAGGISLPAGYLREAYAKVRQRGGVCIADEVQVGYGRLGEYFWGFEEQGVVPDIITMAKGMGNGQPLGAVITRREIAEALEAEGYFFSSAGGSPVSCRIGMAVLDVMRDEGLWDNARDVGRHFKARLEALVDKYPLAGAAHGSGFYLGLELVRDRQTLEPATEETMILCDRLRELGIFMQPTGDYLNILKIKPPMCTTRASVDYFVDSVERILAEGL; from the coding sequence CTATTACGGCCTGCATGGCGCGTTGGTGCCCCTCGGTAGCCAGCAGGACGTGAACTTCTGGCTGGACAGTGATCAGGGCCGCTTCGTGTTCAAGGCCTGCCATGGTAGCTATGCCGAGTCGGAGTTGCAGGCGCAGCACGCGGCGCTGGCTTTCCTGCATCGACAGGGCATCGCCGTGCCGGCTGTGCGTCCGGCGGTTTCCGGCGAAACGCTGCTGGCGCTGGAGATCGAGGGCCAACCCTTGCGCGCCCGGATGCTCGACTACATCGAAGGTGAACCGTTGACTCGCCTCACGCACCTGCCGGCACGGCTGGTGGCCGAACTGGGCAGGCTCTGTGCCCAGGTTGACCAGGCCCTGGCCGGTTTCGACCATCCGGGCCTGGAGCGCACCTTGCAGTGGGACCCTCAGCATGCCCAGGCCCTGATCGAACACCTGTTGCCGACCCTTGAAGCAGGTGCGCGGCGCCAGCAAGTCGAGCGGGTCACCCGTCAGGCTGCCGAGCGCCTACAGCCGCTGGTCGACCTGTTGCCTGTTCAGGCCGTGCACCTGGACATCACCGATGACAACACGGTCTGGCGTCGCGACGACGCGCGGCAATGGCAATTGCAGGGGGTCATCGATTTCGGCGACCTCTGCCGCACCTGGCGCATCGCCGACCTGTCGGTCACCTGCGCGGCCCTGCTGCACCACGCCGAAGGCGACCCGTTGCGGATCCTTCCGGCGATTTCCGCCTACCAGGCGCTGAACCCGCTTGAGGAGGCCGAGCTGCGTGCACTGTGGCCCCTGGTGCTCAATCGCGCAGCGGTGCTGGTGCTCAGCAGCGAGCAGCAACTAGCCGTCGACCCCGGCAACCAGTACGTGCTCGACAACATCGGCCATGAGTGGGAAATCTTCGATACCGCTTGCTCTGTACCGGTGGCGCTGATGGAGGCTGCGATCCTGCAAGCAGCGGGCAGGGTGCCCGAGGCACCTGATTTCAGTGGCAGCCTGGCGCTGTTGCCCGCATTGGTGGGGCAGGTGATCGGCCGTGTCGATCTCGGGGTCCTCAGCCCGCACTGCGAGTTCGGCAACTGGGAGCAGCCGGGGTTCGACCAGCGCCTGCTGGTCGCGCAGCCGGCGCCTTCCAGCAGCCTGCACGGTCAGTACCGACTCTCGCAGACCCATATTGATCGACCCGATGAGCCTGCCACTTGTGCATTGGGGGTGGAACTCAACCTGTTCCCCGGCACCGTGCTGCAGGCCCCCGAGGCGGGCGTCTGGCAGCGCGGCGGCGATAACCGCGGCTGCTTGCGAACCGCGCAGTGGCAACTGTGGCTCAACGGCCTGGAGGAGGCGCCGGCGGATGGCCAGGTGCTGGAGAAGGGCCAGGTGCTAGGTGCCACCTGCGGTTTCCTCAGTGTGCAGTTGTGCCTGGAGGGGGAGGCGCAGCCGCCGTTCTTTGCCAAACCCTCCCACGCCGAGGCCTGGCTGGCCCTGTGCCCCTCGCCACGCGCGCTGCTGGGCTTCGACTGCGACGCCGAGCCACTGGCCGACCCGCTGGCGCTGCTGGCCCGGCGTGACGCCAGCTTCGCTCGTTCGCAGAAGCACTACTACGCCCAGCCGCCGCATATCGAGCGTGGCTGGCGCAACTACCTGATCGACATGCAGGGCCGCTCGTACCTGGACATGCTCAACAACGTCGCCGTGCTGGGCCATGGTCATCCGCGCATGGTCGCCGAGTCGGCGCGCCAGTGGTCGCTGGTCAATACCAACTCGCGCTTCCACTACGCCGCCATCGCCGAGTTTTCCGAGCGCTTGCTGGAAGTAGCGCCGGAAGGCTTCGACCGGGTGTTCCTGGTCAACAGCGGCACCGAGGCCAACGACCTGGCGATCCGCCTGGCCTGGGCCTACAGCGGCGGGCGCGACCTGCTCAGTGTGCTGGAGGCCTATCACGGCTGGTCGGTGGCCACCGACGCCATCTCCACCTCTATCGCCGACAACCCCCAGGCCCTGGAAACCCGGCCGGACTGGGTACACCCGGTGGAAGCGCCGAATACCTTCCGTGGTCGCTTCCGCGGGGCCGACAGCGCCGCCGACTACCTGCGCGATGTCGATGCGAAGCTGGCCGACCTGGATGCCCGTGGTCGCCAGCTGGCGGGCATGATCTGCGAGCCAGTGTATGGCAACGCCGGGGGCATTTCGCTGCCGGCGGGCTACCTGCGCGAGGCCTACGCCAAGGTGCGTCAGCGCGGCGGGGTGTGCATCGCCGACGAGGTTCAGGTTGGCTATGGGCGCCTGGGCGAGTACTTCTGGGGCTTCGAGGAGCAGGGCGTGGTGCCGGACATCATCACCATGGCCAAGGGCATGGGCAACGGCCAGCCGCTGGGGGCGGTGATTACCCGTCGGGAGATCGCCGAGGCGCTGGAGGCCGAGGGCTACTTTTTCTCGTCTGCGGGGGGCAGCCCGGTCAGTTGCCGTATCGGCATGGCGGTGCTGGATGTGATGCGTGACGAAGGGCTGTGGGACAACGCCCGTGACGTGGGGCGCCATTTCAAGGCGCGCCTGGAGGCCTTGGTCGACAAGTATCCGCTTGCCGGCGCCGCCCATGGCTCGGGCTTCTACCTGGGGCTGGAGCTGGTGCGCGATCGCCAGACCCTGGAACCGGCCACCGAAGAGACCATGATCCTGTGCGACCGCCTGCGCGAGCTGGGGATCTTCATGCAGCCGACCGGCGACTACCTGAACATTCTCAAGATCAAGCCGCCGATGTGCACCACGCGGGCGAGCGTGGACTACTTTGTCGACAGTGTGGAGCGAATCCTCGCCGAAGGGCTCTGA
- the aguA gene encoding agmatine deiminase, producing MKTLNSTPRADGFHMPAEWAPQTQVWMVWPERPDNWRLGGKPAQAAHVTLAKAIARFEPVTVAVSAAQYENARRQLDLPNIRVVEISNDDAWVRDTGPTFVINDHGEVRGVDWGFNAWGGFDGGLYAPWNRDEELAAKVMEMERVQRYHTEGFVLEGGSIHVDGEGTLITTEECLLNRNRNPHLNREQIEDILREHLAVDTIVWLPDGLYNDETDGHVDNFCCYVSPGEVLLAWTDDSNDPNYARCHAAYEVLKNTRDAKGREFVVHKMPIPGPLYATQAECDGVDHVVGSQERDPSVRLAGSYVNFLIVNGGIIAPSFDDPADAQARAILAKVFPDHEVVMIPGRELLLGGGNIHCLTQQQPAPAKR from the coding sequence ATGAAGACCCTCAACTCGACCCCACGCGCCGACGGCTTCCACATGCCCGCCGAATGGGCCCCGCAGACCCAGGTATGGATGGTCTGGCCAGAGCGCCCGGACAACTGGCGCCTGGGTGGCAAGCCGGCGCAGGCGGCGCACGTGACCTTGGCCAAGGCCATCGCCCGCTTCGAGCCGGTGACCGTGGCGGTGTCTGCCGCTCAGTACGAGAACGCCCGCCGCCAGCTCGACCTGCCCAATATCCGTGTGGTCGAGATCAGCAACGATGATGCCTGGGTGCGCGACACCGGCCCGACCTTCGTCATTAACGATCATGGCGAGGTGCGGGGCGTGGACTGGGGCTTCAACGCCTGGGGCGGCTTCGACGGCGGCCTGTACGCGCCGTGGAACCGTGACGAGGAACTGGCCGCCAAGGTCATGGAGATGGAGCGCGTGCAGCGCTACCACACCGAAGGCTTCGTGCTCGAGGGCGGTTCGATCCACGTCGACGGCGAAGGCACCCTGATCACCACCGAAGAATGCCTGCTCAACCGCAATCGCAACCCGCACCTGAACCGTGAGCAGATCGAGGACATCCTGCGCGAGCACCTGGCGGTGGATACCATCGTCTGGCTGCCGGACGGTCTGTACAACGACGAGACCGACGGCCACGTCGACAACTTCTGCTGTTACGTCAGCCCAGGTGAAGTGTTACTGGCCTGGACCGATGATTCCAATGACCCCAACTACGCACGCTGCCACGCCGCCTACGAGGTGCTGAAAAACACCCGTGACGCCAAAGGGCGCGAGTTCGTGGTGCACAAGATGCCGATTCCGGGGCCGCTTTACGCCACCCAGGCAGAGTGCGACGGTGTCGATCACGTGGTCGGCAGCCAGGAGCGCGACCCTTCGGTGCGCCTGGCCGGTTCCTACGTGAACTTCCTGATCGTCAACGGCGGCATCATCGCCCCGAGCTTCGACGACCCGGCCGATGCGCAGGCCAGAGCGATCCTGGCCAAGGTCTTCCCGGACCACGAAGTGGTGATGATTCCAGGCCGTGAGCTGCTGCTCGGGGGCGGCAACATCCACTGCCTGACCCAGCAACAGCCGGCGCCGGCCAAGCGCTGA